A part of Miscanthus floridulus cultivar M001 chromosome 6, ASM1932011v1, whole genome shotgun sequence genomic DNA contains:
- the LOC136460777 gene encoding protein TOO MANY MOUTHS-like, whose translation MASVLPAWSLIMVVVALAVAVRPPPCCRAEFTVVVPDTSAAALVDAPQPGFSDRARTDPAEQRAVQEVMAATGNGWAWGIPDVCQGRWHGIECVPDRHDFYHVVSLAFGALSDDTAFPACDAATATLSPAVLALPHLRSLFFYRCFTGNPQPIAALLGRLGPASFRSLVLRQNGHVGPIPAELGNLRALRVLDLHGNQLTAAIPPTLQSLTHLRMLDLSYNRLAGPVPRFDFQRLSILDLSHNALQGGVPWSLGQCRSLLKIDLSQNRLTGTIPDALGELSELMLLDLSHNALSGPIPAALSRLASLRSLILSDNRMQFTTVPDGFFTGLKALTTLVLSGMGLAGTIPESIGELGKLRVLRLDNNQFTGVIPASFRRLERASELRVDGNRLVGPIPFGKEMMWRLGKKLRVGGNEGLCYDTKQEGLEGVVALAGVADCDSVRRRTTQHLVWSNSTVVSRSGGVATVTSSAASVSRNAGGTRVETWLAFGCLHLAWFVVF comes from the coding sequence ATGGCTTCGGTGCTTCCTGCATGGTCGTTGATCATGGTCGTGGTGGCGCTGGCCGTAGCCGTCCGGCCGCCGCCGTGCTGCCGCGCCGAGTTCACGGTGGTGGTGCCGGACACGTCGGCAGCGGCGCTGGTGGACGCGCCGCAGCCGGGGTTCTCGGACCGGGCGCGCACCGACCCGGCCGAGCAGCGCGCCGTGCAGGAGGTGATGGCGGCCACGGGCAACGGCTGGGCGTGGGGCATCCCGGACGTGTGCCAGGGCCGCTGGCACGGCATCGAGTGCGTGCCCGACCGCCACGACTTCTACCACGTCGTGTCGCTGGCCTTCGGCGCGCTCTCCGACGACACGGCCTTCCCGGCCTGCGACGCGGCGACCGCCACGCTCTCCCCCGCCGTGCTCGCGCTCCCGCACCTCcgctccctcttcttctaccgcTGCTTCACGGGCAACCCGCAGCCGATCGCGGCCCTGCTCGGCCGCCTCGGCCCCGCGTCGTTCCGCTCCCTCGTGCTCCGCCAGAACGGCCACGTCGGCCCGATCCCGGCGGAACTCGGGAACCTCAGGGCGCTGCGTGTGCTCGACCTCCACGGCAACCAGCTCACCGCCGCCATCCCGCCCACCCTCCAGTCCCTGACCCACCTCCGGATGCTCGACCTCAGCTACAACCGTCTCGCCGGCCCGGTGCCGCGCTTCGACTTCCAGCGGCTCAGCATCCTGGACCTCAGCCACAACGCGCTCCAGGGAGGCGTGCCGTGGAGCCTCGGTCAGTGCCGCTCTCTGCTCAAGATTGACCTCAGCCAGAACCGCCTCACCGGCACCATCCCCGACGCGCTCGGCGAGCTGTCCGAACTCATGCTGCTGGACCTCAGCCATAACGCGCTGTCCGGCCCGATCCCGGCCGCGCTCAGCCGGCTGGCGTCGCTGCGGTCCCTGATCCTTAGCGACAACCGGATGCAGTTCACGACGGTGCCCGACGGCTTCTTCACTGGGCTCAAGGCGCTGACCACGCTGGTGCTCTCCGGAATGGGCTTGGCCGGGACGATCCCGGAGTCCATCGGGGAGCTGGGCAAGCTTCGGGTGCTGCGGCTCGACAATAACCAGTTCACCGGCGTCATACCGGCGAGCTTCCGGCGGCTGGAGAGGGCGAGCGAGCTCCGCGTCGACGGCAACCGGCTGGTGGGGCCGATCCCGTTCGGCAAGGAGATGATGTGGAGGCTGGGCAAGAAGCTGCGCGTCGGCGGTAACGAGGGGCTGTGCTATGACACCAAGCAAGAAGGCCTCGAGGGCGTCGTTGCGCTCGCCGGCGTCGCGGACTGTGACAGCGTCAGGCGTCGCACGACGCAGCACTTGGTCTGGAGCAACAGTACTGTAGTTAGCCGCAGCGGCGGTGTCGCCACCGTGACCTCATCAGCTGCTTCCGTCAGCCGTAACGCCGGTGGTACTCGTGTGGAGACTTGGCTTGCGTTCGGATGTCTGCACCTTGCATGGTTTGTAGTGTTCTAG